The following proteins are co-located in the Gordonia polyisoprenivorans genome:
- a CDS encoding nitroreductase family deazaflavin-dependent oxidoreductase encodes MTHYLAPTTMDSRMNALVRWLTDRGFSLAGAQTLTVIGRTSGAPQSIPVNPLVLDGVEYLVAVRGVTQWVRNARAAGVGELRRGRRSRRVALLEVPATERAAIIRRYLDKWGWEVGRFLPEGLGVDATEAQLAEHAEQIPVFVVSAA; translated from the coding sequence ATGACCCATTACCTCGCGCCCACGACGATGGATTCCCGGATGAATGCCCTCGTCCGCTGGCTCACCGACCGCGGCTTCTCGCTCGCCGGCGCCCAGACCCTGACCGTGATCGGTCGGACATCCGGTGCGCCGCAGAGTATTCCGGTCAATCCGCTCGTTCTCGACGGTGTCGAGTACCTGGTGGCGGTGCGTGGCGTCACCCAATGGGTCCGCAACGCCCGCGCGGCGGGTGTGGGCGAACTGCGTCGTGGCCGGCGCTCACGCCGGGTCGCGCTCCTCGAGGTGCCCGCGACCGAGCGGGCCGCGATCATCCGTCGCTACCTCGACAAATGGGGGTGGGAGGTCGGGCGGTTCCTGCCGGAGGGGCTCGGGGTCGACGCGACGGAGGCGCAGCTCGCGGAACATGCCGAACAGATCCCGGTCTTCGTGGTCTCTGCCGCCTAG
- a CDS encoding MFS transporter codes for MTQRTFVTGKADAGGSDRYVLDSRTLIAAAAAIALAQAALAMPAVLNGLFQDDLGTSASQLTWISAAFLVPVTLFELTFGVLGDLFGRKRLLIIGTIVLGVGQLIGFLTPGCRRRHLDPGGRAARRPGAHRCRRGRDHAHHPGDGRSGHAHAGAVHSGPLGANGVPATVMVDGKSVPLNPLQSVAFDALDHSYSMAFVVRAGAALLATLIVGIGFTGVESRSRVSGEPETV; via the coding sequence ATGACCCAGAGAACATTCGTCACCGGAAAGGCCGACGCCGGCGGCTCCGACAGGTACGTCCTGGACAGTCGGACGCTGATCGCCGCGGCGGCGGCGATCGCCCTGGCGCAGGCTGCGTTGGCCATGCCCGCCGTGCTCAACGGGCTCTTCCAGGACGATCTCGGCACCAGCGCGTCACAGCTCACCTGGATCTCCGCGGCGTTCCTGGTCCCGGTCACCCTGTTCGAGCTCACCTTCGGGGTGCTGGGAGATCTGTTCGGCCGCAAGCGATTACTGATCATCGGCACCATCGTTCTCGGTGTCGGTCAGCTGATCGGCTTCCTCACCCCGGGTTGCCGACGTCGACACCTCGATCCGGGTGGCCGTGCTGCTCGTCGGCCAGGTGCTCACCGGTGTCGGCGCGGCCGCGATCATGCCCACCACCCTGGCGATGGTCGCAGCGGGCACGCACACGCCGGCGCGGTCCACTCCGGGCCGTTGGGCGCCAACGGCGTTCCGGCGACGGTGATGGTCGACGGAAAGTCCGTGCCGCTCAATCCTTTGCAGTCGGTTGCCTTTGACGCTCTCGATCATTCATACTCGATGGCCTTCGTGGTGCGCGCCGGCGCGGCACTGCTCGCCACCCTCATCGTCGGCATCGGGTTCACCGGGGTCGAGTCGCGGTCCCGCGTCAGCGGCGAACCCGAAACCGTATGA
- a CDS encoding TetR/AcrR family transcriptional regulator, whose product MLSHCAMMVGMPGSTTRAPRTRAENRQTMETEILRLGREHLSTHGAAGLSLRAIARELGVVSSAVYRYVPSRDELLTRLLVEGYTHLAESVDAATDRIDAGDHRGRIMAAAKAIRTWAVDDPARWALLYGSPVPGYAAPADRTVTPGTRVIARLIAELAAAHDAGVLTAPDCEVSPTLSADLDAIRTEFGNDLPDTALVTGTLLWATVIGATSLEVFGQYGSETFSVPEHLFSAQIDAVLSSVFR is encoded by the coding sequence ATGCTCTCGCATTGTGCGATGATGGTCGGCATGCCCGGATCGACGACGCGCGCGCCCCGCACCCGAGCCGAGAATCGGCAGACAATGGAGACCGAGATCCTGCGGCTCGGTCGCGAGCATCTGAGCACCCACGGCGCCGCGGGACTGTCGCTGCGTGCGATCGCGCGGGAGCTCGGCGTGGTCTCGTCGGCGGTCTACCGCTACGTCCCGAGTCGCGACGAACTGCTCACCCGGCTGCTCGTCGAGGGGTACACCCACCTCGCCGAGTCGGTCGACGCCGCCACCGACCGTATCGACGCCGGGGATCATCGCGGCCGGATCATGGCTGCCGCCAAGGCAATCCGCACCTGGGCCGTCGACGATCCGGCACGCTGGGCACTGCTCTACGGCAGCCCCGTCCCCGGATACGCAGCGCCCGCCGACCGTACCGTCACCCCCGGCACCCGCGTGATCGCACGGCTCATCGCCGAACTCGCCGCCGCACATGACGCGGGCGTCCTCACCGCCCCGGACTGCGAGGTCTCCCCCACACTGTCGGCCGATCTCGACGCCATCCGCACCGAGTTCGGCAACGACCTACCCGATACCGCCCTCGTCACCGGAACCCTGTTGTGGGCCACCGTGATCGGGGCGACCTCGCTGGAGGTGTTCGGCCAATACGGCTCGGAGACGTTCTCCGTTCCCGAGCACCTGTTCAGCGCCCAGATCGACGCGGTCCTGTCATCGGTGTTCCGCTGA
- a CDS encoding DNA polymerase IV, translated as MSEFAGVPGIAGRDDATERSEPDETERSARWVMHLDMDAFFASVEQLTRPTLRGRPVLVGGTGGRGVVAGASYAARAYGAASAMPMHQARRLVGASAVVLPPRGAVYRVVSERIFALVREAVGVIEMLSFDEAFAEPEALVGCSAAQAHAFADDVRRRIRDEVGLAASVGFGSGKQIAKIASGMAKPDGVMVISPSRELAFLHALPVRKLWGIGPVSGDRLSRLGIDTIGDLAALSEVEVASVLGSTVGPALHRLAQGIDDRPVTERAAAKQISAESTFAADIVSMAGLRPAIDRSAADAHRRLVADGRGARTVVLKLKRADMSVLTRSFTLPAATSDLDALTAVARRLALDPESIGPIRLVGVGYSGLSETEQYALFDDVAAAAEPVPGVATPTADSAQGVEETDRTDRTDRADGAEGAESAVRSAQPGEWATGNDVTHREHGHGWVQGAGHGVVTVRFETRTTGPGPARTFAADDPDLRRADPIDSLDWPRG; from the coding sequence GTGTCGGAGTTTGCAGGAGTCCCGGGGATTGCCGGTCGGGATGACGCCACCGAGCGCAGCGAGCCCGATGAGACCGAGCGCAGTGCGCGGTGGGTGATGCATCTCGACATGGATGCCTTCTTCGCCTCTGTCGAACAACTCACGCGTCCGACCCTGCGGGGCAGGCCGGTGCTGGTCGGCGGTACGGGCGGGCGGGGCGTGGTCGCGGGTGCGAGCTATGCCGCACGGGCCTACGGCGCGGCGTCGGCGATGCCGATGCATCAGGCGCGGCGACTCGTCGGTGCGTCCGCGGTGGTGCTCCCGCCGCGTGGTGCGGTGTATCGGGTCGTGAGCGAGCGGATCTTCGCGCTCGTCCGCGAGGCCGTGGGTGTGATCGAGATGCTGTCCTTCGACGAGGCATTCGCCGAGCCCGAGGCGCTCGTCGGATGTAGCGCCGCGCAGGCGCACGCGTTCGCCGACGATGTCCGGCGACGCATCCGCGACGAGGTGGGCCTGGCCGCGTCGGTGGGGTTCGGCTCAGGGAAGCAGATCGCCAAGATCGCTTCCGGAATGGCCAAACCCGATGGGGTGATGGTGATCTCGCCCAGCCGTGAACTCGCGTTCCTGCATGCGTTGCCGGTCCGAAAACTGTGGGGGATCGGCCCGGTCTCCGGGGATCGTCTGTCCCGGTTGGGTATCGACACGATCGGCGACCTCGCGGCCCTGTCGGAGGTCGAGGTCGCCTCGGTGCTCGGTTCCACCGTCGGTCCGGCGCTGCACCGCCTCGCCCAGGGTATCGACGATCGACCTGTCACCGAACGTGCTGCGGCCAAACAGATCTCGGCCGAATCCACTTTCGCCGCCGACATCGTATCGATGGCGGGACTCCGGCCGGCGATCGATCGGTCGGCCGCCGATGCGCACCGTCGGCTCGTCGCCGACGGGCGCGGTGCCCGCACCGTCGTGCTCAAACTCAAACGCGCCGACATGTCGGTGCTGACCCGCAGTTTCACGCTGCCCGCGGCCACCAGCGACCTCGACGCACTCACCGCGGTGGCCCGTCGCCTGGCTCTCGATCCCGAGTCGATTGGTCCGATTCGCCTTGTCGGAGTCGGCTATTCCGGTCTGAGTGAGACCGAGCAATACGCGTTGTTCGATGATGTCGCGGCAGCGGCCGAGCCGGTGCCCGGCGTGGCGACGCCGACCGCGGATTCGGCGCAAGGTGTCGAGGAGACCGACCGCACCGACCGCACCGACCGCGCCGATGGTGCCGAGGGCGCCGAGAGTGCGGTGCGCTCGGCGCAGCCCGGTGAGTGGGCCACCGGCAACGACGTGACCCACCGCGAGCACGGGCACGGCTGGGTGCAGGGTGCCGGGCACGGTGTGGTCACCGTGCGGTTCGAGACCAGAACCACCGGGCCCGGCCCGGCGCGTACCTTCGCCGCCGACGATCCCGATCTGCGCCGCGCCGACCCGATCGACAGTCTGGACTGGCCGCGCGGGTGA
- a CDS encoding MarR family winged helix-turn-helix transcriptional regulator: MPSSNATLLYLVKQLELAVRARMDEVVGGEGLTPVQYTALTVLARRPGLTSAELARNSFVRPQTMARITAGLEERQFVRRETDPHSRRQMRLYLTDHGHETVERLEPAITAIETRMVADLDDTEVEALRSALQSSRRALGGSAAQ; this comes from the coding sequence ATGCCCAGCAGCAACGCCACACTGCTCTACCTCGTCAAGCAGCTGGAGTTGGCGGTGCGCGCCCGCATGGACGAGGTGGTCGGCGGCGAGGGCTTGACGCCGGTGCAATACACCGCGCTGACCGTGCTGGCCCGCCGCCCGGGGCTGACCTCCGCCGAACTCGCCCGCAATTCGTTCGTGCGACCGCAGACGATGGCCCGGATCACCGCGGGGCTCGAGGAACGGCAGTTCGTCCGACGCGAGACCGACCCGCACAGCCGCAGGCAGATGCGGCTGTACCTCACCGACCACGGCCACGAGACCGTCGAACGTCTGGAACCGGCGATCACGGCCATCGAGACCCGGATGGTCGCCGATCTCGACGACACCGAGGTCGAGGCACTGCGGTCGGCTCTGCAGTCGAGCCGACGCGCGCTGGGCGGGTCGGCTGCCCAATGA
- a CDS encoding asparaginase → MAPTPHARIALITTGGTVAARTGTDGAVPVLSADDLLARAEGSAARGVPTGASFEPQIVPVDLMSVDSSAMTPTEQFRVVAAIADALADPGIDGVVVTHGTDTMEETAFLADLFAADPRPVVFTGAQRPADDPHADGPANIAAALAHAADPGSRSRGVQIVLGGRITPARGAFKASTVDLDVFDSVHDSLPRPLLTGPLPGGHPARVDAYTLYPGVSPGLIAASVSQNAAGIVLAGTGSGNTHPDITAEVSLARQRGVVVVVTTRVPHGPVVATYGGGGGAVDLERAGAILSRWLRAPQARVALQALLTTGCDADEVADFFSASGPRDD, encoded by the coding sequence ATGGCACCGACGCCGCACGCACGCATCGCCCTGATCACCACCGGCGGCACCGTCGCGGCCCGCACCGGAACCGACGGTGCGGTGCCGGTGCTCTCCGCCGACGACCTGCTGGCCAGGGCCGAGGGGTCGGCCGCGCGCGGGGTGCCCACCGGGGCCTCGTTCGAGCCGCAGATCGTTCCGGTCGATCTGATGTCGGTGGACAGCTCGGCGATGACGCCGACCGAACAGTTCCGCGTGGTCGCCGCGATCGCCGACGCGTTGGCCGACCCGGGCATCGACGGGGTGGTGGTGACCCACGGCACCGACACGATGGAGGAGACCGCCTTCCTCGCCGACCTCTTCGCCGCCGATCCGCGGCCGGTGGTCTTCACCGGCGCGCAACGCCCGGCCGACGACCCGCACGCCGACGGCCCCGCCAACATCGCGGCGGCGTTGGCGCATGCCGCCGACCCGGGCTCGCGCTCACGCGGGGTGCAGATCGTCCTCGGTGGTCGGATCACCCCGGCTCGCGGCGCATTCAAGGCCTCCACCGTCGACCTCGACGTCTTCGATTCCGTACACGACTCGCTCCCACGACCACTGCTGACCGGTCCGCTGCCGGGTGGCCACCCCGCGCGCGTCGACGCCTACACCCTCTATCCGGGAGTCTCACCGGGACTCATCGCCGCCTCCGTGTCGCAGAACGCCGCGGGCATCGTGCTCGCCGGCACCGGATCGGGCAACACCCATCCCGACATCACCGCCGAGGTCAGCCTGGCGCGACAGCGCGGGGTGGTGGTCGTCGTCACCACCCGGGTGCCCCACGGCCCGGTGGTCGCCACCTACGGCGGCGGGGGTGGCGCGGTGGATCTCGAACGTGCCGGGGCGATCCTCTCGCGGTGGCTGCGCGCACCTCAGGCGCGCGTGGCCCTGCAGGCACTACTCACCACCGGCTGCGACGCCGACGAGGTCGCCGACTTCTTCTCCGCATCCGGGCCGCGGGACGACTGA
- the lspA gene encoding signal peptidase II: MDDSATNGTTSGADEQMTTATTAPRTQRGAKVLAVLAAIAGTVVALDVITKTLVVALITPGEPVRVIGDTVTLRLVRNSGAAFSMATGYTWVLTLIALAVVAVIIRYAGRLRSGWWILGLGLVLGGALGNLIDRIFRAPGPLRGHVVDFVSVGWWPVFNVADSAVVCGAVLLVILSLLGFDHDGTRSGWAARNDPDLDEQPAEGDRGAAEAGADDAGEHPDAGKNAASGKDAASGKDTDAGEHTDTGKDAASGLDTQTGRNADA; encoded by the coding sequence GTGGACGACTCAGCGACCAATGGCACCACCTCGGGTGCCGACGAGCAGATGACGACCGCGACGACGGCCCCTCGCACGCAGCGCGGCGCGAAGGTACTCGCCGTTCTGGCCGCCATCGCCGGCACCGTCGTCGCTCTCGATGTGATCACCAAAACGCTTGTGGTGGCTCTGATCACCCCCGGCGAGCCGGTGCGGGTCATCGGCGACACGGTGACCCTGCGCCTGGTGCGCAACAGTGGTGCGGCGTTCTCGATGGCGACCGGCTACACGTGGGTGCTCACGTTGATCGCCCTGGCGGTCGTCGCGGTCATCATCCGCTATGCCGGCCGGCTCCGATCGGGCTGGTGGATTCTCGGACTTGGCCTGGTTCTCGGTGGGGCGCTGGGCAATCTGATCGACCGGATCTTCCGGGCGCCGGGTCCGTTGCGCGGGCACGTCGTCGACTTCGTGTCGGTGGGCTGGTGGCCGGTGTTCAACGTCGCGGATTCGGCGGTCGTGTGCGGGGCGGTGCTGCTGGTGATCCTGTCGCTGCTCGGATTCGACCACGACGGCACCCGCTCGGGCTGGGCGGCCCGCAACGACCCGGACCTCGACGAGCAGCCGGCGGAGGGCGATCGCGGGGCCGCCGAGGCCGGCGCGGACGACGCCGGCGAGCACCCCGACGCCGGCAAGAACGCGGCTTCCGGCAAGGACGCGGCTTCCGGCAAGGACACCGACGCCGGAGAGCACACCGACACCGGTAAGGACGCCGCTTCCGGCCTGGACACCCAGACCGGAAGGAACGCCGATGCGTGA